The genomic segment AGCGCAAGGAGACCCTGATTGAGTACGGGTTTCGGCTGCCCTCGGCGGCGGACAACCGCCCGCTGCGCTTCCAGGAGTTTGAGAAGGCCGCCGGCCAGCTGATCTTTGTCTCCGCGACCCCCGGCCCCTACGAGCGCCAGCACTCCGAGCGGATCGCGGAGCAGATCATCCGTCCTACGGGCCTGATCGACCCCCAGATCACGATTCGCCCCACGAAGGACCAGATCGACGACCTGATCGGGGAGATTCGCGACCGGATCGAGAAGCACGAGCGCATTCTTGTCACCACCCTCACCAAAAAAATGGCCGAGGACCTGACCGAGTACCTGGTCGAGCTGGGGATCAAGGTCCAGTACCTCCACTCCGATGTCCACACCCTGGAGCGCTCCGAGATTCTCCGAGACCTGCGCCTTGGGGTCTATGATGTGGTGGTTGGTATCAACCTGCTCCGTGAGGGCCTCGACCTGCCCGAGGTCTCGCTGGTTGCGATCCTCGATGCCGATAAAGAGGGCTTCCTGCGCTCGGAGACATCGCTGATCCAGACCATCGGCCGCGCCGCCCGAAACTCCGAGGGCTTGGTGCTGATGTACGCCGATACCATCACGGGCTCGATGCAGCGCGCCATCGACGAGACCAACCGCCGCCGTGCGATCCAGGTGGCGCACAACACCAAGCACGGGATCACTCCCACCACGATCAAGAAAGCGGTCCAGGACGTGCTGGCCGCCAAGCAGGTCGCGGAGGCCAAGAGCTACTACAAGGTCACCAAAGAGGTCGCCCCCGAGTCCCTCCCGCTGAAGGACCTTCTCCTCGCCCTCACCGATATGGAGAAAGAGATGAAGCAGGCCGCCAAGAACCTGGACTTCGAGCACGCGGCGCTCCTGAGAGATGAGATGAGCCGCCTCAAGAAGCTCCTCCCGACCGAGATGAAGAAGAAATAAGGGGGCGGCCTCATGGACGAGGCGGGCCCGCTTCGCTTCTGGCCTGCGGCCGTGATGTCGCGGAGCGACTTTGTGGCGCGTGCGCCAGGAGCGAAGCGAGCGCCCCTCGTTCATGAGGGGCCGCGTATCGGGTAGAATAGCCTCGCACAGCCTCCGATGATGGAATTCGTCGGGGGTATTTGTTTTTAGGAGAGGATGAGGCATGGAACAAAACACCGCGCGGCGGGGGGCCGAGACCCAGCAGAAGGCGCTGGAGGTCAACCTAAACCCCCGCCTCTACGGCACCTTTGCGGAGATTGGGGCGGGGCAGGAGGTGGTGCGCTGGTTCTTCCAGGCAGGCGGCGCGGCGGGGACCATCGCCAAGTCCATCTCCGCCTACGACATGACCGTCAGCGATGCCATCTACGGACCGTCGCCGCGCTATGTCTCCCGCGAGCGGCTCCAGACCATGCTGGACTATGAGTTCTCTCTACTGCGGGAGCGCCTCAGCCCGCTCCGTGGCCCCGAGACCGACTTCTTTGTCTTTGCCGACACGGTCGCGGCGCGCAACTTCCACGGCACCAACGAGTGCCACGGCTGGATGGGGATCAAGTTCCAGCGCCTCAACGAGCTCGAGGCCAGCCAGGTGGTGATCCATGTCCGCATGCTCGATACCGACAACATCAGCCAGCAGGAGGCGCTCGGGATTGTCGGGGTGAACCTGATTCATGGGGCCTTGCTGCACTACGACAACCCCGATGTGATCCTCAGTGACCTGCTGGACAGCCTCACCGCAGAGCGGATCGAGGTGGACATGATCAAGTTCAGTGGGCCCGCGTTCGAGGAGATCGACCACCGCCTCATGGCCCTGAAGCTGGTGCAGCTCGAGCTCTCCAACGCCGCGCTGTTCTCCGCCGACGGCGAGGTCTTGCAGCCGTCGGAGGTGCTCCGCAAGAAGCGCATCCTGGTGGAGCGCGGCTCGTTTCGGCCCGTGACGCATGTCAACTTGGACATGATCCAGTGCGCTAAGCAGCAGTTCGCCGACAGTCCGGGGGGTGATCAGGAGACAGTCGTGCTGTTTGAGATCACGATGAAAAATCTCTTGGCGAGTGGCGAGATCGACTACGCCGACTTTCTGGCCCGTGCGGACTTGCTCGCCGCCACGGGAGCCACGGTCTTGGTCTCGGACTACTTTGAGTACTACCGCTTGGCGGCCTACTTGCAGCGCTACACCAAGCTCCCGATTGGGATCACGATGGGGATTCCCAGCCTCAAGGACCTGTTTGAGGAGCGCTACTACGAGGACTTGGGCGGGGGGATCTTGGAGTCGTTTGGGCGGCTGTTCAAGAACGACCTGCGGCTCTATGTCTACCCGCTGATGGACAAGGCGAGTCGGCAGCTCATCAATGTCGCCAAGCTAAAAGTGGCACCCCACCTTCAGAGCCTCTACGAGCACTTGGTGGAGAATGGCTTTATCCAGAGCCTGGATTTCTACAACCGGGAGTTCTTGCACATCTTCTCCCGCGATGTCCTGCGCAAGATCGAGGAGGGGGACAGTAGCTGGGAGGCCGATGTCCCCGCTGCCGTGGCGACTTGCATCAAGGAGCGGGGATTCTTCGGCTGTGGTGGCTAGGGCTACAGAACGACGTGGCGGACGGAGAGGATGCCATCGAGGCTACGGATCGTCTCCGTGACCTCCGGGGAGGCGGCGGTATCGACCGAGAGGGCCATCACCGCGGTGCCGTCTTTTTCGTCGCGGCCGACGTACATCCCCGCGATATTGACCCCGCCCTCCCCCAGGATGGTCCCGATCTTGCCGATCATGCCGGGCCGGTCGTGGTTGCGCACCATGATGTGGTGGCCCGACGGTCGAAAGTCCACGGGGTAGGTGTCCAGGAAGACAATATGGGGGTCGTTCTTGCCAAAGACCGTTCCTGTCACGGCGTGCGTTCCGCGGTCGTCGGTGGCGAGCACGGTAATCTGCCGCTCGTAGTCGTCGCTGCGGGGGCCGCGGGACTCGGTGACCTTGACGCCACGCGAGGCCGCCAGCGCCGGGGCATTGACATAGTTCACCGACTCGCCCAGGGCGGGGACCAAGAGGCCCTTGAGCACCGCGCGCGTCAGGTGGACGGTCTGCGCCGTGTCGAACTCGCCCTCGTAGCGAATCTCCACCGCCGTGACGGAGCCTCGTGCGAGCTGCGCCTTGAGGCTGCCCATCTTCTCCGCAAGCGTGAGGTAGGGCGCGGTACGGTGCAGGATCTCCGCTGGAAGCGACGGCATGTTCACCGCGGCGCGGGCGCTGCCGCCCTGAAGCACGGCGACAATCTGCTCGGCGATATCCACCGCCACGCCCACCTGTGCCTCCTCGGTCGAGGCGCCCAGGTGCGGGGTTGCGACCACTTTGGGGTGCAGTGCCAGCGGGCTATCGGGCGCGACCGGCTCGCTCTCCCAGACATCGAGTGCCGCCCCGCCGATCTTCCCCGACTCCAGCCCCCGCAAGAGCGCGGCTTCGTCGTAGATGCCGCCCCGGGCGACATTGATCAGCCGGACACCGTCCTTCATCACCGCGAGCTGGGCATCGGAGATGAGGCCCGTGGTCTCCTTGGTCTTGGGGACATGCACCGTGATAAAGTCCGCGTTGCGGTAGAGCGTGTCGAGATCGACGAGCTGGACACCCAGTGCCTCGGCCTGCTCCTTGCCCAGAAACGGGTCGTAGGCGAGGATGGGCATCTCCATGGCCTTGAGCCGCTTGGCGACCTCGCGCCCGATCTTGCCCAGCCCGATCACGCCTGCGGTCTTGCCATAGAGCTCGACACCCACGAACTTGCTGCGCTTCCACTCGCCCGCCTTCATGCTCTGGTGGGCTTGGGGGACACTGCGCGAGAGGGCGAAGAACAGCGCGACCGTCAGCTCCGCGGCAGCGATGGTGTTGCCCTCGGGGGAGTTGACCACGAGGATGCCCTTTTCCGTGGCCTTGGGGACATCGATATTGTCCACCCCGACCCCGGCGCGCCCGATGATCTTGAGCTTGTGGGCCGCCTCCAGAATCTCCGCCGTGACCTTGGTCTCCGAGCGGACAGCTAGCCCCTCGTACTCCCCGATGATCTCTTTGAGCTCGGCACCGGAGAGCCCGGTGCGCACATCGACTTCCAGCCCAGCGCGGCGGAGGATAGCAACCCCCTCCGCCGCGACCGGGTCACTCACTAGCACTTTTGCCAAGGTGGTCTACGCTTCCGTGATCGTAATCGTGCGGATCGTCACTGGCGCAATGGGTCGGTCTTGTTGTCCGGTAGCCGCGGTGGCAATGGCTTCCAGGACATCATCGCCTGCGGTGAGCTTGCCAAAGCCGGTGTACTGCTTGTCAAGGAAGCGGGGATCGCCGTGGCAGATGAAGAACTGGCTTCCTGCCGAGTCGGGGTGCTGGGAGCGGGCCATGGAGAAGACCCCGCGGGTGTGGGGGAGGTCGTTGAACTCCGCGCGCACCTTGTAGCCGGGACCGCCCATGCCGGTGCCGGTGGGGTCGCCGCCCTGGATCATGAAGCCCTTGATGACGCGGTGGAAGATCACGCCCTCATAGAAGCCCTCGCGGGCCAGAAAGACAAAGTTATTGACGGTCTGAGGGGCTATCTCGGGGTAGAACTCCGCCGTCATCGTCCCGGCGCTGGTCTCAATGGTCGCCGTGTATTTCTTCGAGAGGTCGATGGTGAACGCCGGTGCGGCGTCGTACTGTTTAGCAGACATAGGTCTCAGGATACCATGAAAAATTCCCCCCCATCCCCCGCCGAGCGGGGGGGGGAATGCGGTATTTCCTTATTGTCCCCCCGCCGGGCGGGGGTTAGGGGGAGACCTATCCCAGCAGTGCCTCGACAAATACCTCGGGGTTGAAGGGCAGCATGTCCTCTGGTCCCTCACCGACCCCTACCATCTTTACGGGAACGCCTAGCTCCTGTCGGAGCGTGATCACAATCCCCCCACGCGCCGTCCCATCGAGCTTCGCCAGCACGATCCCGGTGACCCCCACGGCCTCGGTGAACTGCTTGGCCTGCGGCACGGCGTTCTGACCCGTGGTCGCATCGAGCGCCAGGAGCACCTCGTCGGGCTTGCGCCCCAGCTCCTTCTCACAGATACGCCCGATCTTGCGGAGCTCCTCCATGAGGTTCAGCTTGGTGTGCAGGCGCCCCGCCGTATCGACCAGGATCAAGTCCGCGCCGCGCGTCTTGGCCGCGATAATCGCATCATGCACCACGGCAGCGGGATCGGCGTTCTCTTTCTGGCGGATCAGCTCGGCCCCGGCGCGCTCCGCCCAGATTCCCAGCTGCTCGGCGGCGGCGGCGCGAAACGTGTCGCCCGCCGCGAGAATCACCTTCTTGCCCTCTTTCTTCGAGGCCCGGTAGGCCAGCTTCCCGAGGCTCGTGGTCTTGCCGACCCCGTTGACCCCCACCATGAGATAGAGAGTCGGCCCGCTCTCGGCGACCTTGAGCTTGGTGTCGCCGGCATCGCCCAGCGCCTCGGTCAGCGCGATCTTGAGACCGTCTTGGACCTCCTGCGCCGTGGACATGCGCTTGTCGCGCACCATCCCCTTGAGCCGCTCCAAGACCTGCTCCGTGGTGCGAAACGACAGGTCCGCCGCGAGGAGCGCCTCCTCGAACTCATCGAAAAGGTCATCGTCGATGCGCCCCTTCCCTGTGACCAGGGCATCCACCGACTGAAACAAGGTCTTGAACACGCCACGTTTGAGCATGGGATTATGATACCGCGAACCCGGCATCTGGTTTGATATAATTCAGCCATGGCTGCAACACTGGAACCACCACAACTTTCGGTCATTGAGGGGCTGGAGCGCTCGATCGTTAGTAGTGCGGAGCTACTACGGCTCCTCGATCCTGTCCGGTACCGGGCGGTGGTACGCTCCCTGCTCCCTCAGCCGATTGGGGCACAAGATCACACTGCGGCACTGGAAGACCTAGATCGCTGGCTGGAGACACTTCGCCAGCAAGATCGCGACGGTGTGGAGCCCTAAGCATTGCCTGAGTATCTCCTGGACACGAATGCGTTTCGTGAGCTTCTCGTGCCCAACTCCGCTATGGCTCAGCGAATCATGGCCAATACGGAGTCCATCTTTTTAAGTACCGTTGTGGTGCGCGAGATTCTCAGGGGCGCGATGGCCTCGATCTCGGAGGCGGAGGGGAATGCATCGCGGGGCAAGGCTTCTCTGGTACAGCGCTATGCCCTTCTTGAGCTGGTGCTTGCCCGTATTCAGCTCTTCCAAATCCTGTGTTACTCCGATGCTGCAGAGAGTCTCTACCAATCATGGCCAAAGAGTCTGCAACGAATGGGACCCAATGACTGCCGAATTGCCGCTTCGGCAGTCGTGACTGGGATCACGGTCGTCACGCGAAATACCGGGGATTTTAGTCGTATTGCGGAGCATGAAGCGCGGCTGGTCTTTGAAGACTGGGCTTCGCAACCAGCCGCACAGTAAGCGCTACTTTGCCATCCAGTAATCCCCGCGGTAGACAATCCCCGGTTGCTGCTCGCTCACGGGGAGCTTGGCGGCAAACGCGGCGCGGGCGACCGCCTTGGCGTGGCCGTCGCAGAAGACAATATTGCCGAAGCCGTGGTGGCGAAAGTCCAGCGACGACGTGCACCCGTACCCCATATAGCACCAAGCGCTCGGCGGCTGGATCGTGATGGTCTCGGTGACTGCGGCGCTTGTTTTCATGCCATCTGGTGCTACTGCCGCGCTATCGGTGCGGTTGCCCGAGTCCGCAAAGAGCAGGCACTCCGCGGGGCGCGAGATCGCCGCCTCCGTGGCAGGCTGGGGCTGCATCACCCAGCTGCCACCGACATTGACCCACTGCTCTCCGGCCAGCACGGAGCTGTAGCCGTAGCCCGTGCCACCGAGATTGGCTGGCCCCGCGTACTCCGAGCAGCGCTGGAGCGCGCCGCTCTTGAGGTAGGGGAAGATCAGCCCGCGCGTTTTGTCCAGCGGTCCGGAGAACCCGCCGCGCGCCCCAACCCAGTAGGTCTGGGAGTCGCCGTAGGAGAAGAGGGGGAGCGTGGAGTCGTAGTCTTGGGCGTACATCAGCGCCGCGAGCCCAAGCTGCTTGGTGTTGGAGAGGCAGGCGGTCTGCCGGGCCTTGCTACGCGCTTGGGCGAAGACGGGGAAGAGGATCGACGCGAGAATCGCGATAATCGCGATGACGACAAGAAGCTCGATCAGCGTAAAGGCCGCTGACCGGCGAAGAGGGAATTTCACAAACGTTTCTTTCTAGCCTGTTGCGCGCAGGCCGAGGGATTTGTCGCCCCCGCTGGCGATCGGACTCGGAGCCAAGGCTCGATTACCGTTGCGCGACAGTGCCGGAATCACACCGGACTTCCCCAGAGGGCGGGAGCGGGGTCAGGGTATCACAAAATCCGGGTAAAATCGCTTCATGGAACGATTTGTCATCGGAGTAGATGTGGGAACCGGCTCGGCGCGGGCGGGGGTTTTTGCGGTGGCCGACGGCGCACGCAAGGGGATGGCGACCCATCCGATCAAGCTATGGCGGCCCCAGCCGGAGTTTGTCGAGCAGAGCTCGGGCGATATCTGGAGCGCGGTGGGGATCGCGGTGCGCGGGGCCATGGCGCAGGCGAAAGTGGCGCCGGAGAGCGTGGTGGGGATCGGCTTTGACGCTACCTGCTCGCTGGTCGTGCTGGGCGCGGGGGACACGCCGCTGACCGTGAGCCCCAGTGGCAGCGCGGAGCAGAATGTCATTGTCTGGATGGACCACCGCGCGATTGCGGAGACCGATACCATCAACGCCGGGAGCCACGATGTCCTGAAGTATGTTGGGGGCGCGATCTCGCCGGAGATGGAGCCGCCCAAGCTCCAGTGGCTCAAGACGCACCTGCCGGAGACCTGGGAGAAGGCGACCAAGTTCTTGGATTTAGCCGACTTTCTGACCTACAAGGCATCGGGGCAGGATGTGCGCTCGCTCTGCACCAATGTCTGCAAGTGGACCTACCTCGGCCACGAAGGGCGCTGGGACAACGAGTTTCTGGCAAGCCTCGGCCTCGACGATCCCCGGATCACGGGCAACCCCATCCGGCCACTCGGGGAGCGCATTGGGCCACTGACGGCGGAGGCGGCGGCGCACTTTGGCCTGACGACAAGCTGCTTTGTGGCGGTGGGGATTATCGATGCCCACGCGGGGGGGCTGGGGCTGCTCGGCGCGGCGGACTTAGAGAACTCTATCGCGCTGATCGGCGGGACGAGCAACTGCCACATGGCGGCCTCGAAGGAGCCGATCTTCGTCCCCGGAGTCTGGGGGCCGTACTTTGGCGCGATGGTGCCCGGCTACTGGCTCACCGAGGGCGGGCAGAGCGCGGCCGGCGCGCTGATCGACTTCGTGATCGAGGACTCCAGCGAGTACCGCGACCTGGCCTACCGGGCGGAGGCGGCGAGCACGACGGTCTATGCGCTGCTCAACACCGAGGCCCAAGAGCTCGCTGTCGCGGAGGGGCTCACCGATGTGGCCTATCTCACGCGCAACCTCCACGTCCTGGACTTCCACCTTGGCAACCGTTCCCCGTTTGCGGACCCACACGCGCGGGGCGTGGTCGAGGGGCTCTCGCTGGATCGGTCGCTGGCGCAGGACACACGACTCTATGTCGCGACCGTTCAAGCGCT from the Armatimonas rosea genome contains:
- the ftsY gene encoding signal recognition particle-docking protein FtsY, producing the protein MLKRGVFKTLFQSVDALVTGKGRIDDDLFDEFEEALLAADLSFRTTEQVLERLKGMVRDKRMSTAQEVQDGLKIALTEALGDAGDTKLKVAESGPTLYLMVGVNGVGKTTSLGKLAYRASKKEGKKVILAAGDTFRAAAAEQLGIWAERAGAELIRQKENADPAAVVHDAIIAAKTRGADLILVDTAGRLHTKLNLMEELRKIGRICEKELGRKPDEVLLALDATTGQNAVPQAKQFTEAVGVTGIVLAKLDGTARGGIVITLRQELGVPVKMVGVGEGPEDMLPFNPEVFVEALLG
- a CDS encoding type II toxin-antitoxin system VapC family toxin gives rise to the protein MPEYLLDTNAFRELLVPNSAMAQRIMANTESIFLSTVVVREILRGAMASISEAEGNASRGKASLVQRYALLELVLARIQLFQILCYSDAAESLYQSWPKSLQRMGPNDCRIAASAVVTGITVVTRNTGDFSRIAEHEARLVFEDWASQPAAQ
- a CDS encoding DUF1559 domain-containing protein, which produces MKFPLRRSAAFTLIELLVVIAIIAILASILFPVFAQARSKARQTACLSNTKQLGLAALMYAQDYDSTLPLFSYGDSQTYWVGARGGFSGPLDKTRGLIFPYLKSGALQRCSEYAGPANLGGTGYGYSSVLAGEQWVNVGGSWVMQPQPATEAAISRPAECLLFADSGNRTDSAAVAPDGMKTSAAVTETITIQPPSAWCYMGYGCTSSLDFRHHGFGNIVFCDGHAKAVARAAFAAKLPVSEQQPGIVYRGDYWMAK
- a CDS encoding FGGY-family carbohydrate kinase, coding for MERFVIGVDVGTGSARAGVFAVADGARKGMATHPIKLWRPQPEFVEQSSGDIWSAVGIAVRGAMAQAKVAPESVVGIGFDATCSLVVLGAGDTPLTVSPSGSAEQNVIVWMDHRAIAETDTINAGSHDVLKYVGGAISPEMEPPKLQWLKTHLPETWEKATKFLDLADFLTYKASGQDVRSLCTNVCKWTYLGHEGRWDNEFLASLGLDDPRITGNPIRPLGERIGPLTAEAAAHFGLTTSCFVAVGIIDAHAGGLGLLGAADLENSIALIGGTSNCHMAASKEPIFVPGVWGPYFGAMVPGYWLTEGGQSAAGALIDFVIEDSSEYRDLAYRAEAASTTVYALLNTEAQELAVAEGLTDVAYLTRNLHVLDFHLGNRSPFADPHARGVVEGLSLDRSLAQDTRLYVATVQALAYGTRAIIEAANAQGFTISQIVATGGGTKNPLWLQQHADACGLPITLGKEPESVLLGSAILAAHASGDYATVTEAMTAMGRAGETILPNPATRAFHDAKYAIWRDLYESQKRHRALMA
- a CDS encoding peptidylprolyl isomerase, whose amino-acid sequence is MSAKQYDAAPAFTIDLSKKYTATIETSAGTMTAEFYPEIAPQTVNNFVFLAREGFYEGVIFHRVIKGFMIQGGDPTGTGMGGPGYKVRAEFNDLPHTRGVFSMARSQHPDSAGSQFFICHGDPRFLDKQYTGFGKLTAGDDVLEAIATAATGQQDRPIAPVTIRTITITEA
- the serA gene encoding phosphoglycerate dehydrogenase, which codes for MAKVLVSDPVAAEGVAILRRAGLEVDVRTGLSGAELKEIIGEYEGLAVRSETKVTAEILEAAHKLKIIGRAGVGVDNIDVPKATEKGILVVNSPEGNTIAAAELTVALFFALSRSVPQAHQSMKAGEWKRSKFVGVELYGKTAGVIGLGKIGREVAKRLKAMEMPILAYDPFLGKEQAEALGVQLVDLDTLYRNADFITVHVPKTKETTGLISDAQLAVMKDGVRLINVARGGIYDEAALLRGLESGKIGGAALDVWESEPVAPDSPLALHPKVVATPHLGASTEEAQVGVAVDIAEQIVAVLQGGSARAAVNMPSLPAEILHRTAPYLTLAEKMGSLKAQLARGSVTAVEIRYEGEFDTAQTVHLTRAVLKGLLVPALGESVNYVNAPALAASRGVKVTESRGPRSDDYERQITVLATDDRGTHAVTGTVFGKNDPHIVFLDTYPVDFRPSGHHIMVRNHDRPGMIGKIGTILGEGGVNIAGMYVGRDEKDGTAVMALSVDTAASPEVTETIRSLDGILSVRHVVL
- a CDS encoding TonB-dependent receptor, with the protein product MEQNTARRGAETQQKALEVNLNPRLYGTFAEIGAGQEVVRWFFQAGGAAGTIAKSISAYDMTVSDAIYGPSPRYVSRERLQTMLDYEFSLLRERLSPLRGPETDFFVFADTVAARNFHGTNECHGWMGIKFQRLNELEASQVVIHVRMLDTDNISQQEALGIVGVNLIHGALLHYDNPDVILSDLLDSLTAERIEVDMIKFSGPAFEEIDHRLMALKLVQLELSNAALFSADGEVLQPSEVLRKKRILVERGSFRPVTHVNLDMIQCAKQQFADSPGGDQETVVLFEITMKNLLASGEIDYADFLARADLLAATGATVLVSDYFEYYRLAAYLQRYTKLPIGITMGIPSLKDLFEERYYEDLGGGILESFGRLFKNDLRLYVYPLMDKASRQLINVAKLKVAPHLQSLYEHLVENGFIQSLDFYNREFLHIFSRDVLRKIEEGDSSWEADVPAAVATCIKERGFFGCGG